Proteins from one Desulfonema limicola genomic window:
- the rplE gene encoding 50S ribosomal protein L5: MSQLKQYYEKEVVPKLMETFKYKNIMQVPKLEKVVLNMGLGEAIHNVKLIDSALEELKLIAGQRPIVTRARKSIAAFKLREGMPIGCSVTLRRDRMYDFYNKLVNIALARVRDFRGISGKAFDGRGNYSLGIREHIIFPEIDYDKIDKIKGLNVTVVTTAKTDDEGKELLKLMGMPFRN, encoded by the coding sequence ATGTCACAATTAAAACAATATTATGAAAAAGAAGTTGTACCCAAGTTAATGGAAACCTTTAAATATAAAAATATAATGCAGGTTCCTAAACTTGAGAAGGTTGTGCTGAATATGGGCCTGGGAGAAGCGATCCATAATGTTAAGCTTATAGATTCTGCCCTTGAAGAACTTAAGCTGATAGCAGGACAGCGTCCTATTGTTACCCGTGCAAGGAAATCAATAGCTGCATTTAAGCTTCGTGAAGGAATGCCTATTGGCTGCAGTGTTACCCTTCGTCGGGACAGAATGTACGATTTTTATAATAAGCTGGTAAATATTGCTCTTGCCCGTGTGCGTGACTTTAGAGGAATATCAGGAAAAGCCTTTGATGGCAGGGGAAATTATTCTTTAGGAATTCGTGAGCATATTATATTCCCTGAAATAGATTATGATAAGATTGATAAAATTAAAGGGCTTAATGTTACAGTTGTAACAACAGCTAAAACAGATGACGAGGGGAAAGAATTGCTGAAGCTGATGGGAATGCCATTCAGGAATTAA
- a CDS encoding type Z 30S ribosomal protein S14 translates to MAKKSLRIKAMNKPKFKVRAYNRCPMCGRPRGFLRKFGICRICFRNLASIGRLPGVIKSSW, encoded by the coding sequence TTGGCAAAGAAATCGCTTAGAATTAAGGCCATGAATAAACCTAAATTTAAGGTCAGGGCATATAACAGATGTCCCATGTGTGGCAGGCCAAGGGGGTTTTTACGGAAATTCGGTATTTGTCGTATTTGTTTTCGGAACCTCGCTTCAATAGGCAGGCTTCCGGGCGTTATAAAATCCAGTTGGTAG